A genome region from Aureimonas sp. AU20 includes the following:
- a CDS encoding replication initiator protein A, producing the protein MSRHKLDLLAREAFAALSLHEKNAYLQGVVKEIQTARAEAFEPLDKDALSRLRRFYSRRSFADLQLEKIANERLRAAMGKWGEAIHLGEVQKAITHEAPSQVRPIKRAAPLDDDQLSFFVPTVHDAPVKDDLNLMDIAPFSLSKTVKGGVLRYELKDSIVTIEGGAEVGLATAYDYDIFINMVSHLAAEMRDYGIAQKKGLRPTIPARVYRPAAAELLKFCRRDLGGKQYLELEKALDRLQATRIKITNLSDGKRRETEAFPLIGHFKVVSRTVQDKIDQVEIEIPGWVYEGVVTPSGKPSILTLNPDYFLIARPLAKFIYRLARKTAGEGEAFYRVDDVHVRSGSRLPPHKFAQALERLVEGTKEDPLPDYNLELRKGDRGQVLYMSKRLDTMTEISGKD; encoded by the coding sequence ATGAGCAGGCATAAACTCGATCTCTTGGCGCGCGAAGCCTTTGCGGCCCTCTCGCTCCACGAGAAGAACGCCTACCTCCAGGGTGTGGTCAAGGAGATCCAGACTGCCCGCGCAGAAGCGTTCGAGCCTCTGGACAAGGATGCGCTAAGCCGCCTGCGCCGCTTCTACTCGCGCCGCAGCTTTGCCGATCTCCAACTCGAAAAGATCGCCAACGAGCGCCTGCGGGCCGCTATGGGGAAATGGGGCGAAGCCATTCACCTAGGCGAGGTTCAGAAGGCCATCACGCACGAGGCGCCTAGCCAAGTTCGCCCTATCAAGCGGGCTGCGCCGCTCGATGACGATCAGCTCTCCTTCTTTGTCCCGACGGTGCATGACGCGCCGGTCAAGGACGATCTCAACCTGATGGATATCGCCCCCTTCTCGTTGTCGAAGACCGTCAAGGGCGGCGTTTTGCGATACGAATTGAAGGACAGCATCGTCACGATCGAAGGCGGTGCCGAGGTCGGACTGGCGACAGCCTACGACTACGACATCTTCATCAACATGGTTTCGCATCTCGCGGCCGAGATGCGCGACTATGGGATCGCTCAGAAAAAGGGGTTGCGGCCGACTATTCCCGCTCGCGTCTATCGCCCTGCAGCAGCTGAGCTTTTGAAATTCTGCCGGCGCGACCTCGGGGGCAAGCAATATCTAGAACTGGAGAAGGCTCTCGATCGCCTGCAGGCTACGCGCATCAAGATCACCAATCTGAGTGATGGGAAACGTCGTGAGACCGAAGCCTTTCCGCTCATTGGGCATTTCAAGGTCGTATCGCGCACTGTCCAGGACAAGATTGATCAGGTCGAGATCGAGATCCCGGGCTGGGTCTATGAAGGCGTTGTCACCCCTTCTGGGAAGCCATCGATCCTGACGCTCAATCCCGATTATTTCCTGATTGCCCGCCCCCTAGCAAAATTCATCTATCGTCTCGCACGAAAGACTGCTGGAGAAGGAGAGGCCTTTTACCGCGTCGACGACGTTCACGTGCGGAGCGGCTCGCGATTGCCACCTCATAAATTCGCACAAGCACTCGAACGATTGGTCGAGGGAACGAAGGAGGATCCTCTTCCCGACTATAATTTGGAGTTGCGAAAAGGGGATAGAGGGCAAGTGCTCTATATGAGCAAGCGATTGGACACGATGACCGAGATCAGCGGGAAGGACTGA
- a CDS encoding ribbon-helix-helix domain-containing protein, which translates to MTKRPSIASLAPKKGGVIASVEVEQQTLEGAPRSATRDQTTSYKAVLAKVDEETHRALKILSANEGTPIGDLFVESLNLLFRSRNLPEIAMKVTPDERSRAR; encoded by the coding sequence GTGACGAAGCGACCTAGCATTGCCAGCCTTGCCCCGAAGAAGGGTGGAGTGATTGCCTCAGTCGAAGTCGAGCAGCAGACCCTCGAGGGCGCTCCGCGCTCTGCAACTCGTGATCAGACGACGTCTTACAAAGCCGTTCTTGCGAAGGTGGACGAGGAAACGCATCGCGCTCTGAAGATCCTCTCCGCCAATGAGGGAACCCCAATCGGCGACCTTTTTGTCGAAAGCCTGAACCTGCTTTTCAGGAGCCGCAATTTGCCTGAGATTGCAATGAAGGTAACGCCTGATGAGAGAAGCAGAGCGCGATGA
- a CDS encoding AAA family ATPase, producing the protein MQTLAIASRKGGSGKTTTAVHIAGLADADGGCVIVDADPQGSASAWYELREAERPYVVAAPQNGIRGVTETAHAEGFAWSIIDLPPHNEASISEAMRLADLVLIPVRPSLFDLRAAESTISMARTLKKPAIAVITGAPPGMTGGEASIVKEARGYLASLPVDVCKATIGQRAAFSHALLSGSSAGEYEPEGKAARECVILWRELKERMK; encoded by the coding sequence GTGCAAACGTTGGCGATAGCGAGCCGCAAAGGCGGTTCGGGCAAGACCACCACGGCCGTTCATATAGCGGGTCTCGCTGATGCCGATGGTGGATGCGTCATCGTAGACGCCGATCCTCAGGGATCGGCTTCGGCTTGGTACGAACTGCGGGAAGCTGAGCGCCCCTATGTCGTGGCAGCACCCCAGAACGGGATCCGTGGGGTTACCGAAACCGCTCATGCCGAAGGGTTCGCCTGGAGCATCATCGATCTACCGCCGCACAACGAGGCGTCGATCTCCGAGGCCATGCGCCTAGCCGACCTTGTGTTGATCCCCGTTCGTCCGAGCCTTTTTGATCTGCGAGCTGCCGAAAGCACGATCAGCATGGCGCGGACGCTGAAGAAGCCAGCCATCGCAGTCATCACTGGTGCGCCTCCGGGCATGACAGGTGGCGAGGCTTCGATTGTGAAGGAGGCGAGGGGTTACCTCGCCAGTCTGCCAGTAGACGTCTGTAAGGCGACGATCGGGCAACGTGCAGCCTTCTCCCATGCCCTCCTGTCTGGATCGAGCGCCGGCGAATACGAGCCAGAGGGGAAGGCTGCGCGAGAGTGTGTGATTTTGTGGCGCGAGTTGAAGGAGCGCATGAAGTGA
- a CDS encoding helix-turn-helix transcriptional regulator — MDTYEAELIELIYTAALIPETWPEVIDRMARRMNARGGSLFTLSDGQLTWDAPASTRPIMEAYIAGGWAEKNPRLDGLISRAHPGFIQDSDVANGEYDSLPIVQDFLRPHDIVYTAATVISGAKGDLAVFSVDRGMKAGYFTPTDIGWLDHLRPHLSRSVSLTSRLKMRVAANTTAALQMIGIPAAVIQRGKGLLATNALFDDLIDTVFITRALGRISLADRRADKALQQALSTTSSDNPIVRSIPVTSSEGVVGVLHTVPACRQAMDLLGSDATLLVLAQPRENAGAAPEFLRWLYDLTATEAVIASKLSIGLNVNQIAQETSTSENTVRTHVKAILRKTGFSRQTDFLVSISSLSALKNQL, encoded by the coding sequence ATGGACACGTACGAAGCCGAGCTTATCGAGCTAATCTACACCGCTGCTCTCATACCTGAGACATGGCCAGAGGTTATCGATCGCATGGCACGCAGAATGAATGCCCGCGGTGGATCCCTGTTTACTCTCTCGGACGGCCAACTGACTTGGGATGCACCCGCGAGTACGCGACCGATTATGGAAGCCTACATCGCTGGCGGATGGGCTGAGAAGAATCCGCGACTGGACGGCTTGATCAGCCGCGCGCACCCTGGCTTCATCCAGGATAGCGACGTTGCAAACGGTGAGTACGACTCGCTGCCGATTGTTCAAGACTTCCTTCGCCCGCATGATATAGTTTATACGGCCGCTACGGTTATTTCAGGCGCTAAGGGCGATCTCGCAGTTTTCTCAGTCGATCGAGGTATGAAAGCGGGTTATTTTACGCCGACAGATATTGGCTGGCTCGACCATCTGCGCCCTCACCTCAGTCGGTCTGTTTCGCTGACAAGTCGATTGAAAATGCGCGTGGCGGCAAACACCACCGCTGCGCTACAGATGATTGGCATCCCAGCGGCTGTTATACAGCGGGGCAAGGGATTATTGGCGACGAACGCCCTTTTCGATGACTTGATCGACACCGTATTCATCACACGCGCCTTGGGTCGCATATCTTTAGCTGATCGACGAGCAGACAAAGCTTTGCAACAGGCGTTGTCAACTACGAGTTCGGACAATCCAATTGTGCGCTCCATCCCCGTCACGTCTAGTGAAGGAGTTGTCGGCGTGCTTCACACCGTTCCAGCCTGCCGCCAAGCGATGGATCTTCTCGGCTCCGATGCTACGCTTCTTGTGCTCGCACAGCCGAGGGAGAACGCTGGCGCGGCGCCAGAATTCCTCCGCTGGCTGTACGACTTGACTGCTACTGAAGCAGTCATTGCTTCCAAGCTCAGCATCGGTTTGAATGTAAATCAAATCGCTCAAGAGACAAGTACTTCAGAAAACACGGTCAGGACGCATGTAAAGGCCATTCTAAGAAAAACTGGTTTTTCTCGACAAACAGATTTTCTCGTTTCAATAAGCAGCCTCTCTGCCCTAAAAAATCAACTTTAA
- a CDS encoding helix-turn-helix domain-containing protein, which translates to MVASPQPEASLRLKRSQRPRHARPSPNESRQYAGDMATTAARDDRLTPNAKAFLQVLRARCGKGRETTITKGTMGAVMARSARTIRRYLVDLVRFGYVELETRRNAQGLHLGLTVRITEKVLPFFEEAKGLARWLAETPKAAFLPFSGSVLSGKAGVTLLTPKNQSLNHPSYQARKTGDRTASKIGFGANAAPI; encoded by the coding sequence ATGGTTGCCTCGCCCCAGCCTGAAGCCTCGTTGCGTTTGAAACGCAGTCAGCGCCCCCGCCATGCGCGTCCTTCTCCGAACGAGAGCCGCCAATATGCCGGCGACATGGCAACGACGGCTGCTCGTGACGATCGGCTCACGCCAAACGCCAAAGCCTTCCTGCAGGTGCTCCGTGCTCGATGCGGAAAGGGCAGGGAGACGACCATCACTAAGGGCACGATGGGCGCTGTGATGGCGCGCTCGGCTCGCACGATCCGCCGTTACCTCGTGGACCTCGTGCGTTTTGGCTATGTCGAGCTGGAGACGCGCCGGAATGCCCAGGGGCTTCATCTCGGCCTCACGGTGCGGATCACGGAGAAGGTGCTGCCGTTCTTCGAAGAGGCGAAGGGGCTGGCACGGTGGCTGGCCGAGACCCCCAAGGCGGCATTTCTCCCTTTTTCCGGGTCGGTTCTTTCAGGAAAAGCAGGGGTGACACTCCTGACACCCAAAAACCAATCTCTCAATCATCCCTCTTATCAGGCCCGCAAAACGGGCGATAGAACGGCATCGAAGATCGGGTTTGGGGCGAACGCCGCGCCAATCTGA
- a CDS encoding FitA-like ribbon-helix-helix domain-containing protein: protein MSAVTIRNLPDETHRALKLRAAQHGRSAEAEMRAILEAAVRPETRLRLGTTLFELSRKAGLTNADIDALNGARKQAPAEPIALG, encoded by the coding sequence ATGTCAGCTGTCACGATCCGCAATCTTCCCGACGAGACGCATCGTGCGCTGAAGTTGCGCGCGGCGCAGCACGGCAGGAGCGCCGAGGCAGAAATGCGTGCCATTCTCGAGGCAGCTGTGCGCCCCGAGACCCGCCTTCGGCTTGGCACCACTCTATTCGAACTTAGCCGGAAGGCCGGTTTGACCAATGCGGATATTGACGCGCTCAATGGGGCGAGGAAACAGGCACCAGCTGAACCGATTGCGCTCGGATGA
- a CDS encoding DUF1127 domain-containing protein, translating into MNLARSFNAWRQYRSTANELNRLSQRELSDLGISRSEIPDIARQSVR; encoded by the coding sequence ATGAACCTCGCTCGCTCCTTCAACGCTTGGCGCCAGTATCGCAGCACCGCCAACGAGCTGAACCGCTTGTCGCAGCGCGAACTCTCCGATCTTGGCATCTCGCGCTCCGAGATCCCGGACATCGCCCGCCAGTCGGTGCGCTAA
- a CDS encoding YqaA family protein, producing MLRRLYDWTMRLAARPRAAYALGAVSFAESSFFPIPPDALLIPMVIAKRSQAWLLAFICTVTSVLGALFGYFIGAVLFEEIARPILAFYGYADEFSDFAVTYNEWGAWIVLIAGGLTPFPFKVVTIASGATALNPVVFLLSAIAARAVRFYVVAGLLYWFGPPIRDFIEKRLAVVFSLALAALIGGFVAVRLFV from the coding sequence ATGCTGAGAAGACTCTACGACTGGACCATGCGCCTAGCTGCGCGGCCTCGCGCTGCCTATGCTCTTGGGGCAGTTTCCTTTGCAGAAAGCTCGTTCTTTCCGATCCCGCCCGACGCACTGCTGATCCCGATGGTGATCGCCAAGCGAAGCCAGGCATGGCTTCTGGCCTTCATCTGCACGGTCACATCGGTTCTGGGAGCGCTCTTCGGCTACTTCATCGGCGCCGTCCTGTTCGAGGAAATCGCACGGCCGATCCTCGCCTTCTATGGCTACGCCGACGAGTTTTCAGATTTCGCCGTCACCTACAACGAGTGGGGCGCCTGGATCGTTCTGATCGCCGGCGGCCTGACCCCGTTCCCCTTCAAGGTCGTCACCATCGCCAGCGGTGCCACCGCGCTGAATCCAGTCGTGTTTCTCCTGTCGGCCATCGCTGCGAGAGCCGTCCGCTTCTACGTCGTCGCTGGTCTTCTCTACTGGTTTGGCCCACCCATCCGGGACTTCATCGAAAAGCGCCTAGCGGTCGTATTCAGCCTGGCACTGGCAGCCTTGATCGGAGGGTTCGTAGCGGTCCGTCTGTTCGTTTAG
- the efeO gene encoding iron uptake system protein EfeO produces the protein MKTSLLRGAALAVLLAGPAQAEVSPLDIVQPVAEYKIYVSEKLAQLAKDTKAFTNAVKAGELEKAKMLFAPTRMSYEAVEPIAELFSDLDGSIDSRADDHEKHEQDPGFTGFHRLEYGLFSQNSTEGLAPIADKLLADVTELEKRIADLTLPPEKVVGGAAALMEEVAATKISGEEDRYSGTDLWDFRGNFDGSKKIYELVRPLIEKGDTAFVGKVDKSFATVDTTLDKYRTSTGYEKYEKLTDEDRKVLAANVNLLAENLSTLRGKLGLN, from the coding sequence ATGAAGACCTCTCTCCTGCGTGGCGCGGCGCTGGCCGTCCTTCTGGCAGGCCCCGCCCAGGCCGAAGTCTCGCCGCTCGACATCGTGCAACCGGTGGCCGAGTACAAGATCTACGTCTCCGAGAAGCTTGCGCAGCTCGCTAAGGACACGAAGGCCTTCACCAATGCCGTGAAGGCAGGCGAGCTGGAGAAGGCGAAGATGCTCTTCGCGCCGACGCGGATGAGCTACGAGGCGGTGGAGCCGATCGCCGAACTCTTCAGCGATCTCGACGGTTCGATCGACTCGCGCGCCGACGACCATGAGAAACACGAGCAGGATCCAGGCTTCACGGGCTTCCACCGCCTGGAATACGGTCTGTTCTCGCAGAACTCCACCGAAGGGCTGGCGCCTATCGCCGACAAGCTGCTGGCGGACGTGACCGAGTTGGAGAAGCGTATCGCCGACCTGACCCTGCCGCCGGAGAAGGTCGTGGGCGGAGCCGCCGCCCTGATGGAAGAGGTCGCCGCAACCAAGATCTCCGGCGAGGAAGACCGCTACAGCGGCACCGACCTTTGGGACTTCCGGGGCAATTTTGACGGCTCCAAGAAGATTTACGAACTCGTCCGTCCGCTCATCGAGAAGGGCGACACGGCCTTTGTCGGCAAGGTCGACAAGAGTTTTGCCACCGTTGACACGACTCTCGACAAATATCGGACCAGCACGGGCTATGAGAAATACGAGAAGCTAACGGACGAGGATCGCAAGGTCCTGGCTGCCAACGTCAACTTGCTGGCCGAAAATCTCTCGACGCTGCGCGGCAAGCTCGGCCTGAACTGA